A single Marinilabiliales bacterium DNA region contains:
- a CDS encoding DUF362 domain-containing protein: MNKVSVISFTGYPESVARAFDEIRAAPVLAKQHKILIKPNLVDDIPFPVTTPVDCVGAIIDYLRSVSGAEIIVAEGSGGEKSTGEVFAALGYTRLAEEKQVRLVDLNEEPLTRLEIPTCKIFREYYIPQIAMEYFIISVPVLKAHSFSTVTLSLKNMMGFAPPSHYQVGGFWKKSFFHNRMDESIIEMNMHRMPDLTLLDATVGMPDYHLGGSHCDPPVNKIVASFDALEADKEGARLLGFDWKRIGHLADFKTE, encoded by the coding sequence ATGAATAAAGTCTCAGTGATTTCATTTACAGGTTACCCGGAATCTGTTGCCAGGGCATTTGATGAGATCAGGGCTGCCCCGGTGCTGGCTAAGCAGCATAAAATCCTGATCAAACCCAATCTTGTTGATGACATACCATTCCCGGTTACTACGCCTGTTGATTGTGTCGGAGCTATTATTGACTATTTACGCTCTGTGAGCGGCGCAGAGATAATAGTTGCTGAAGGCAGCGGGGGAGAAAAATCAACCGGAGAAGTATTCGCAGCGCTGGGTTATACAAGGCTGGCTGAAGAGAAGCAGGTCAGGCTGGTGGACCTGAATGAAGAGCCGCTCACCAGGTTAGAAATTCCCACATGTAAAATATTCAGGGAGTATTATATTCCCCAAATTGCGATGGAGTATTTTATTATAAGCGTACCGGTGCTGAAGGCGCACTCCTTTTCAACTGTTACATTATCGCTGAAGAATATGATGGGATTTGCTCCTCCTTCTCATTACCAGGTTGGAGGATTCTGGAAAAAATCGTTTTTCCACAACCGCATGGATGAGTCGATAATCGAGATGAACATGCACCGAATGCCCGATCTTACATTGCTTGACGCCACTGTCGGCATGCCCGATTATCATCTTGGCGGAAGTCATTGCGACCCGCCCGTAAACAAAATAGTTGCCTCATTCGATGCCCTCGAAGCCGACAAGGAGGGTGCCCGGCTGCTTGGATTTGACTGGAAAAGAATCGGCCACCTGGCAGATTTCAAAACAGAATGA
- a CDS encoding hexokinase, with amino-acid sequence MSRAEQFLKTHKLRAEDVDIDTLITDFTDEMEKGLTGAEGSLRMIPTYIEADNEFLKEVPVLAIDAGGTNFRAALVKFDKSGRPEPFEIVNRGMPGLDGEISASEFFGTLADYIRPLAEQADRIGFCFSYPTEILPDRDGILLQFCKEVQAPEVVGKLVGKTLLQTLGMPEKPIVLLNDTVATLLAGKSESFGRSYSSFIGFILGTGTNTCYIESNSAIRKNRELDNTRSQIINIESGNFSRAPRTSLDVGFDNTTGNPGNYSFEKMFSGGYFGPLCLHVLKEAAGEGLFSPEASEKLAKVEKLSSEDAGLFAAGITGNSNVLAGCFTGREDAEACRAIIDTLVDRAAKLVAANLAAVVLKCGKGQSPDKPVMMTIEGTTFYKLHNLKQRFEGYFSDYLTGEKKRYVEFTEVDNSSLLGAALAGLIE; translated from the coding sequence ATGAGCAGAGCAGAACAATTTTTGAAGACACACAAGCTAAGAGCAGAAGATGTAGATATTGATACCCTTATCACTGACTTTACCGATGAGATGGAAAAGGGGCTGACAGGGGCGGAGGGCTCCCTCCGTATGATACCGACCTATATAGAGGCAGACAATGAGTTCCTTAAAGAGGTGCCGGTACTGGCCATCGATGCGGGGGGCACCAACTTCAGGGCCGCTCTTGTAAAATTTGACAAGTCGGGCCGGCCTGAGCCCTTTGAGATCGTAAACCGGGGTATGCCCGGGCTTGACGGTGAGATTTCGGCAAGCGAGTTCTTCGGGACCCTGGCTGATTATATCAGGCCGCTGGCCGAGCAAGCTGACCGGATCGGTTTCTGTTTTTCTTATCCCACAGAGATATTGCCCGACAGGGACGGCATACTCCTGCAGTTCTGCAAGGAGGTGCAGGCTCCCGAAGTGGTGGGGAAGCTTGTGGGAAAAACATTGCTGCAGACCCTTGGAATGCCCGAAAAACCGATAGTGCTGCTGAATGACACTGTTGCAACCCTCCTGGCAGGCAAATCAGAAAGCTTCGGCAGGTCATACAGCTCCTTCATAGGTTTTATACTGGGAACAGGCACAAACACCTGTTATATTGAGAGCAACTCTGCAATCAGGAAGAACCGTGAGCTTGACAACACCAGGAGCCAGATAATAAATATAGAGTCGGGCAATTTCTCCAGGGCGCCCCGTACCTCCCTTGACGTTGGTTTTGACAACACCACCGGGAACCCGGGTAATTATTCCTTTGAGAAGATGTTTTCAGGTGGGTATTTCGGTCCCCTTTGCCTCCATGTGCTTAAGGAGGCTGCCGGAGAGGGGCTGTTTTCTCCTGAAGCTTCAGAAAAGCTGGCAAAAGTTGAAAAGCTCTCTTCTGAGGATGCCGGCCTCTTTGCTGCGGGCATAACGGGCAACAGCAATGTTCTGGCCGGATGCTTCACAGGCAGGGAGGACGCTGAAGCCTGCCGGGCGATAATCGACACCCTGGTCGACAGGGCTGCAAAGCTTGTTGCTGCAAATCTCGCCGCGGTAGTCCTGAAATGCGGCAAAGGTCAGTCACCCGATAAACCTGTGATGATGACCATCGAGGGCACCACCTTTTACAAACTCCACAATCTGAAGCAGCGTTTTGAAGGGTATTTCAGTGATTACCTTACCGGGGAAAAGAAACGGTACGTTGAATTTACCGAAGTGGACAACTCCAGCCTGCTCGGGGCAGCGCTGGCCGGGCTGATTGAGTAG
- a CDS encoding M20/M25/M40 family metallo-hydrolase: protein MKVKNTIRLLLLALMVFLPARHLLFAENSFGITDLARRLEAHVSFLASDSLEGRGLGTEGKIIAKHYIAEEFGSIGLQPPGDDYFQHMDLRIGLARVPATNVVGYLPGSDPVLKDEFIVIGAHYDHLGYEYRNGERIIYPGADDNASGTAAMIELARHFAGNPGTFGRSIIFIAFDAEESGLLGAERFLQDIEYFDTEKIRMMFSLDMVGMYEANNGLHLRGIGTLEGGIDLAREVAVLHGLDLSRVTSEIEARTDTRPFGEAGIPAAQAFTGLKSPYHKPGDRYELLDYDGMALITDYLGTLVAEMSVMPDLMPSARFARHMSPWGIRLHSGVLAHLGSTHHRYPDEFFQADGLFAFATGLFFRMQFGQKFALQSELLYDFNGSQSQWGKYRQHSLTLPLNLHLYMAGDDGGLVRAYPIAGGYFRHSFAGSDEGIGPDFGNFHPSQEWGLNFGFGMEVMKVQVAYTWRIGLTDISNIQGTRVYNTGGYFTMGYRF, encoded by the coding sequence ATGAAGGTTAAAAATACAATTAGGTTACTGCTCCTTGCCTTAATGGTTTTCCTGCCTGCCAGGCATCTTTTGTTTGCTGAAAACAGCTTTGGGATTACCGACCTTGCCAGAAGACTCGAAGCACATGTATCTTTTCTCGCTTCAGACTCTCTGGAGGGAAGGGGGCTTGGTACTGAGGGCAAGATCATTGCCAAGCATTACATTGCCGAGGAGTTCGGATCAATAGGCCTTCAACCGCCCGGCGATGATTATTTCCAGCATATGGACCTGCGGATAGGCCTTGCAAGGGTGCCCGCCACCAATGTGGTGGGATACCTGCCTGGTTCAGACCCTGTTTTGAAGGATGAGTTTATCGTGATAGGCGCACACTATGACCATCTTGGTTACGAGTACAGGAACGGTGAGCGGATCATCTATCCCGGAGCCGATGACAATGCCTCGGGAACGGCGGCAATGATTGAGCTTGCCCGCCATTTTGCCGGCAATCCCGGCACATTCGGGCGCAGCATTATTTTTATTGCATTTGATGCCGAGGAGAGCGGACTGCTCGGAGCCGAAAGGTTCTTGCAGGACATTGAATATTTTGATACGGAAAAGATCAGGATGATGTTCTCACTTGATATGGTCGGAATGTATGAGGCAAACAACGGGTTGCACCTCAGGGGGATCGGGACCCTGGAAGGGGGTATTGACCTTGCACGGGAGGTCGCGGTATTACATGGCCTGGATTTGTCGCGTGTCACATCTGAGATAGAGGCGCGGACTGATACGCGGCCGTTTGGTGAGGCGGGCATACCTGCGGCACAGGCCTTTACAGGACTCAAGTCGCCCTATCATAAGCCCGGTGACAGATACGAACTTTTGGACTATGATGGGATGGCCCTTATTACAGATTATCTTGGTACATTGGTTGCAGAGATGTCGGTTATGCCGGATTTGATGCCCTCTGCGAGATTTGCAAGGCACATGAGTCCCTGGGGTATCCGCCTGCACTCGGGAGTTCTCGCACATCTGGGTTCTACTCATCACAGGTATCCCGATGAATTCTTCCAGGCTGACGGCCTCTTTGCATTTGCAACAGGATTGTTTTTCAGGATGCAGTTCGGTCAGAAGTTTGCTCTGCAGTCGGAGTTACTCTATGACTTCAACGGAAGCCAATCTCAGTGGGGTAAATACAGGCAACACTCACTGACATTGCCTTTGAATCTCCACCTTTATATGGCCGGTGACGACGGGGGACTGGTCAGGGCCTATCCGATTGCCGGCGGGTATTTCAGACACAGCTTTGCCGGAAGTGATGAAGGTATTGGCCCTGATTTCGGCAATTTCCATCCTTCACAGGAGTGGGGGCTCAATTTCGGTTTTGGAATGGAGGTAATGAAGGTCCAGGTAGCTTATACCTGGCGAATTGGTCTTACGGATATTTCGAACATACAGGGTACCCGTGTATATAATACCGGTGGATATTTTACCATGGGCTACAGGTTTTAG
- a CDS encoding sodium:proton exchanger produces the protein METIPNAFFELAAILIISAVVGLLGRILRQPLIVAFIGVGILVGPWGLDLLESIDKIHLLAEIGIAILLFAIGLKLDLTLIRSTGKVALLTGLGQVLFTSFFGYLIAIGFGFSQMTALYVAVALTFSSTIIIVKLLSDKKEIDSLHGQISIGFLIVQDIVVVLAMIMLSALGAKSAGSPAFDIILVMLKGLGFLAMVGLLMKFVLPRLVKLMGNSQELLILFAISWALTLAAVGDWLGFSKEVGAFLAGISLASTEYREVISGRMTTLRDFLLLFFFINLGAELDLSLIGEQIRPAIVFSLFVLVGNPVIVLIIMGLMGYKKRTSFLAGLAVAQISEFSLILASLGLQLGHIDDNTMGLITLVGLITIGLSTYLIIYSHQIFDVLSPLLGIFEKKDPFRESRIKQLEEKQFEVLVIGLGRYGNNIAKSLERAGRKVMGVDFDPGAVERWRKKGRTAVFGDAEDPDLPEQLPTKKIKVVISTLTDFEINLHLLKIFRHQKYGGRIVLTQHHAGNAKKLIDAGADMILFPFVDAVGTGFLSKLEDCFVGEGSCSDKKNGASGRD, from the coding sequence ATGGAAACTATACCCAATGCTTTTTTTGAGCTTGCTGCAATACTCATTATATCTGCGGTGGTAGGCCTCCTGGGGAGGATCCTTCGTCAACCCCTGATTGTGGCCTTCATTGGAGTGGGCATACTGGTTGGGCCGTGGGGACTTGACCTTCTTGAGTCGATAGATAAGATACACCTTCTTGCAGAGATAGGTATCGCAATCCTGCTTTTTGCGATCGGTCTAAAGCTCGATCTTACCCTGATCAGGTCAACGGGAAAGGTAGCGCTTCTGACCGGGTTGGGGCAGGTACTGTTTACATCATTCTTCGGGTATCTCATTGCCATTGGCTTCGGCTTTTCGCAAATGACTGCTTTATATGTTGCAGTGGCACTTACTTTCTCCAGTACCATTATAATAGTCAAGCTTCTGTCGGACAAGAAGGAGATTGATTCTCTCCATGGCCAGATTTCAATAGGGTTCCTGATAGTACAGGATATTGTTGTGGTACTGGCAATGATCATGCTTTCGGCTCTTGGCGCTAAATCTGCCGGTAGTCCGGCATTTGACATTATCCTGGTCATGCTGAAGGGCCTTGGCTTTCTGGCAATGGTCGGTCTGCTGATGAAGTTTGTTTTACCCCGGCTTGTCAAGCTTATGGGGAATTCACAGGAGTTATTGATCCTTTTTGCAATCTCGTGGGCTCTTACTCTTGCTGCTGTGGGTGACTGGCTCGGGTTCAGCAAGGAAGTCGGAGCATTCCTGGCCGGTATATCCCTTGCATCGACCGAGTACCGTGAGGTAATAAGCGGGAGAATGACAACCCTGAGGGATTTCCTGCTGTTGTTCTTCTTCATCAACCTGGGGGCAGAACTGGATCTGTCTCTGATAGGAGAGCAGATAAGGCCTGCGATAGTATTTTCCCTTTTCGTGCTTGTCGGCAACCCCGTAATTGTGTTGATCATCATGGGGCTTATGGGATACAAGAAACGTACATCATTTCTGGCAGGCCTTGCTGTTGCGCAGATTAGCGAGTTCTCGCTGATACTTGCGTCACTTGGTCTGCAGCTCGGTCACATTGATGACAATACGATGGGGCTTATCACCCTGGTAGGGCTTATCACAATAGGACTTTCTACATACCTGATTATTTACTCTCACCAGATCTTTGATGTTCTTTCTCCGCTCCTGGGCATATTTGAGAAGAAGGATCCTTTCCGCGAAAGCAGGATCAAGCAGCTTGAAGAGAAACAGTTTGAGGTCCTGGTGATAGGACTGGGCAGGTATGGGAATAATATTGCCAAAAGCCTGGAAAGGGCCGGAAGAAAAGTCATGGGGGTGGATTTTGATCCGGGTGCCGTAGAAAGGTGGAGAAAGAAAGGACGCACTGCGGTCTTTGGTGATGCTGAAGATCCTGACCTTCCGGAACAATTGCCAACCAAAAAGATAAAGGTGGTGATAAGCACACTTACAGATTTTGAAATAAACCTGCACCTGCTGAAGATTTTCAGGCATCAAAAATATGGCGGACGGATCGTGCTTACCCAGCATCATGCAGGGAATGCAAAGAAACTGATCGATGCCGGGGCAGACATGATACTTTTCCCCTTTGTTGACGCTGTAGGAACCGGATTCCTGTCCAAACTGGAGGATTGCTTTGTCGGGGAAGGATCCTGCTCAGATAAGAAGAACGGTGCTTCCGGCAGAGATTGA
- a CDS encoding S9 family peptidase, whose protein sequence is MAQKSRIQELTGSSKNTQTQNTNTRCFAKMTDCNIFIILQVQGNIPEQNKTETNMKLHELKLAALITLLVLSFITPAADGQGMTPYDIFNLKDVSEAAVSPDQQHIAYTVNVPRPFTGSPGPDYRELYVYSISTGEITPLITGTNRLFSLSWTPDGRVAFRYTGPHASGFQIFAIAPEGGEPEQLTRFERSVGSYEFAGKDLLTFVAASGQDPEKARLLEMGFDAEIYEEEYLDMNLYVYDLKTHEHRQVTSGVTVFEYSVSPDGRYAAAAIAEKNLVDYSFMFKDIYLVNLENGEKTMLIEVPGKLGRMAWSPDGSRIAFVAASHIHDAVIGSLFIANVPENRTFTQLRNYAEGMRASIINAAWKDNNTLLYVSEEGVDMVLSEHETAAPERRVLIEGGRLVFRTFSRSGDIIALSGNTTEHPNELHLFDLGTGSLDRLTDHNPWLAGKDMGRQEMMVYNARDGLDIESVLIYPVGYEPGKSYPVITYIHGGPEAANQNGWVTRYSIWGQVAAARGYFFFMPNYRAGSGRGVDFTMEGFGDLVGKEYDDVLDGIDHLIDIGYVDRDRVGIGGGSYGGYFSAWSATRHTDRFAASVVFVGISNQVSKRNTTDIPWEDYLVHWGFWTHEEPEKVWGASPIKYAPGSVTPTLILHGTEDPRVPPSQGLELYRKLKLHGKAPVRLIWYPGEGHGNAKNTNRLDYIVRTMEWFDWYLRDKGPRDEMPHKYPEFEIER, encoded by the coding sequence TTGGCTCAAAAGTCAAGGATACAGGAATTAACCGGCAGCAGCAAAAATACGCAGACACAAAATACCAATACCCGATGTTTTGCAAAGATGACAGATTGCAATATCTTTATCATTCTCCAGGTACAGGGAAATATCCCAGAACAAAACAAAACAGAAACCAATATGAAACTTCATGAACTAAAACTGGCTGCATTAATTACATTGCTTGTTCTGTCATTTATTACTCCGGCTGCTGATGGCCAGGGAATGACACCCTACGACATTTTTAACCTTAAGGATGTCTCCGAGGCAGCCGTTTCACCAGACCAACAGCACATTGCCTACACGGTCAATGTTCCGCGGCCTTTCACCGGCAGTCCGGGACCTGATTACAGGGAGCTTTATGTCTACAGCATCTCAACCGGTGAGATTACACCCCTTATTACCGGGACCAACAGGTTATTCTCACTCTCATGGACCCCTGATGGCAGGGTGGCCTTCAGGTATACCGGTCCGCATGCCTCAGGATTCCAGATTTTTGCGATTGCCCCTGAAGGTGGTGAACCGGAGCAGCTGACCCGGTTTGAGAGGTCGGTCGGATCATATGAGTTTGCCGGCAAAGACCTGCTGACCTTCGTTGCCGCATCGGGACAGGACCCGGAAAAAGCAAGACTGCTGGAGATGGGTTTTGATGCTGAGATTTATGAGGAAGAGTACCTTGACATGAACCTTTATGTTTATGATCTCAAAACGCATGAGCACCGTCAGGTAACCAGCGGAGTAACGGTTTTTGAATACTCTGTCAGCCCTGACGGTCGCTATGCCGCCGCCGCAATCGCTGAAAAGAACCTCGTCGACTACTCCTTCATGTTCAAGGACATATACCTGGTCAACCTCGAAAATGGAGAAAAAACAATGCTGATTGAGGTTCCGGGCAAGCTGGGCCGGATGGCATGGAGCCCCGACGGCAGCAGGATAGCCTTTGTGGCAGCCTCACACATCCACGATGCAGTCATTGGCAGCCTCTTTATAGCCAATGTGCCTGAGAACAGGACCTTCACGCAGCTCAGGAACTATGCCGAAGGAATGAGGGCATCGATAATCAATGCCGCCTGGAAAGATAACAACACCCTGCTCTATGTCTCCGAAGAAGGGGTAGACATGGTGCTTAGCGAGCATGAGACCGCCGCACCTGAAAGACGGGTCCTGATTGAGGGCGGGAGACTGGTATTCCGCACATTCAGCCGTTCAGGAGATATTATTGCCCTTTCGGGGAACACAACTGAGCACCCGAACGAGCTGCACCTCTTTGATCTTGGTACAGGGAGCCTTGATAGACTGACCGATCATAATCCATGGCTTGCCGGCAAGGATATGGGGCGGCAGGAGATGATGGTTTACAATGCCAGGGACGGGCTTGACATCGAATCGGTACTTATCTACCCTGTCGGGTATGAGCCCGGGAAGTCATACCCTGTGATCACCTATATACATGGCGGACCCGAGGCGGCCAACCAGAACGGATGGGTAACGCGCTACAGTATTTGGGGCCAGGTGGCTGCGGCCCGCGGTTATTTCTTCTTCATGCCTAACTACAGGGCAGGTTCGGGACGGGGAGTGGACTTCACCATGGAAGGGTTTGGCGACCTGGTTGGTAAAGAGTATGACGATGTTCTTGACGGGATCGACCATCTTATCGATATCGGATATGTTGACAGGGACCGTGTCGGTATCGGCGGAGGCTCCTACGGCGGTTATTTTTCAGCCTGGTCGGCAACCCGTCACACCGATAGGTTCGCTGCTTCTGTTGTTTTTGTAGGGATCAGCAACCAGGTATCCAAGCGAAACACCACCGATATCCCGTGGGAGGACTACCTGGTTCACTGGGGCTTCTGGACACATGAGGAGCCTGAAAAGGTGTGGGGGGCCAGTCCCATCAAATATGCTCCGGGAAGTGTTACCCCGACACTTATACTGCATGGAACGGAAGATCCCAGGGTGCCGCCCTCGCAGGGACTTGAGCTTTACAGGAAGCTGAAGCTTCACGGGAAAGCGCCTGTGAGACTTATCTGGTATCCGGGCGAAGGGCATGGCAACGCGAAGAACACCAACAGGCTCGACTATATCGTGAGGACCATGGAGTGGTTTGACTGGTACCTCAGAGATAAGGGCCCACGGGATGAAATGCCCCATAAATATCCTGAGTTCGAGATTGAAAGGTGA
- a CDS encoding voltage-dependent potassium channel subunit beta: MEYRSLGRSGLKVSALSFGSWVTFGFQADTSQALKLMTKAYDHGVNFFDNAEQYAGGRSETIMGEVLKKTGWNRSDLVLSTKIFWGGDGPNDQGLSMKHIIEGTDAALSRLQTGYVDLIFCHRPDRQTPVEETVWAMNQVIRQGKALYWGTSEWSALQIKDAWHFARGNGLIPPVMEQPEYNMFKRQRVEVEYRPLYDDIGLGTTIWSPLASGILTNKYAGGIPDDSRMALKEYDWLREHLESKQGQEKIRKAAGLAKISDELGVSLPQLAIAWCLKNRFVSTVITGASKPGQIDDNMKALDVVALITDEVSSKIETVLDNKPEEEREWRTN, from the coding sequence ATGGAGTACAGATCTTTAGGCAGATCAGGGCTGAAGGTGTCGGCCCTCTCATTCGGATCATGGGTCACATTCGGCTTCCAGGCAGACACCTCGCAGGCATTGAAGTTAATGACAAAAGCCTATGATCACGGTGTGAACTTCTTTGATAATGCCGAGCAGTATGCCGGCGGCAGGTCTGAGACCATCATGGGCGAAGTTCTCAAAAAAACCGGATGGAACAGGAGCGACCTGGTGCTGTCAACAAAAATATTCTGGGGAGGCGACGGTCCCAATGACCAGGGTCTCTCAATGAAGCATATCATTGAAGGAACCGATGCGGCACTCAGTCGTCTTCAGACCGGATACGTCGATCTGATATTCTGCCACAGACCGGACAGGCAAACTCCCGTTGAAGAAACGGTATGGGCGATGAACCAGGTTATAAGGCAGGGGAAGGCCCTCTATTGGGGCACCAGCGAGTGGAGCGCCCTGCAGATCAAGGATGCATGGCATTTTGCAAGGGGTAACGGACTTATCCCGCCGGTTATGGAACAACCTGAGTACAACATGTTCAAAAGGCAGAGGGTGGAGGTTGAATACAGGCCGTTATACGATGATATCGGACTCGGCACTACCATCTGGAGCCCGCTTGCTTCAGGTATCCTGACCAACAAATACGCAGGCGGAATACCTGACGACAGCCGTATGGCATTAAAAGAGTATGACTGGCTGCGGGAACATCTCGAGTCAAAGCAGGGACAGGAAAAGATCAGGAAAGCTGCCGGACTGGCGAAGATCTCAGATGAACTGGGTGTCAGCCTGCCTCAGCTGGCAATCGCCTGGTGCCTGAAGAACCGGTTCGTGAGCACTGTAATCACCGGGGCCTCAAAGCCCGGACAGATTGACGACAACATGAAGGCGCTGGATGTGGTAGCACTTATTACAGATGAAGTTAGCTCAAAGATTGAAACTGTTCTTGATAATAAGCCTGAAGAAGAGAGAGAATGGCGCACAAATTAG
- a CDS encoding DUF1573 domain-containing protein, with translation MRLFMTISITLLLAVSAISQEKQGPFIVFDRELHDYGQISSDEVPEGKLGFVVYNNGNQPLVLSNVRACCGTRVNDWTKEPIAPSDSGYVEVEFRIVPRPHRIRRTVTIQSNAANRQTAILRIQGEVIDPEGDLTLQDD, from the coding sequence ATGAGACTTTTTATGACAATATCCATCACTTTGCTCCTGGCAGTCTCAGCAATATCACAGGAGAAACAGGGGCCTTTCATTGTGTTTGACCGTGAGCTGCATGACTACGGCCAGATATCGAGTGATGAGGTTCCTGAAGGCAAGCTTGGTTTTGTTGTATATAATAACGGCAACCAGCCACTTGTTCTTTCGAACGTGAGGGCCTGTTGCGGGACAAGGGTAAATGACTGGACAAAAGAACCCATTGCCCCGAGTGACAGCGGATATGTAGAGGTTGAATTCAGAATTGTGCCGCGGCCGCACCGGATAAGGCGTACGGTTACCATCCAGTCAAATGCTGCCAACAGGCAGACTGCCATACTGCGAATCCAGGGTGAAGTTATTGATCCTGAAGGGGACCTTACTTTACAGGACGATTAG
- a CDS encoding long-chain fatty acid--CoA ligase: MSIPKKLTLAELLINSRENYSERPALSFVGQDPYTYSDIFTIAGEISHLLHSKGVRKGDRVAILSQNMPNWGVSYLAITSMGAVTVPILTDFNEREIKRILEHSEASAIIVSDRLASKLRNSIPGSLHTVLVADTLDLADRDVVNETGNLLVTETKEQWSPEPERIFDNKETGEPEEDDLAAILYTSGTTGNPKGVMLSHRNLVSNAVNTGHIQQVTPGDRMLSVLPLSHTYECTIGFIIPMMNGASVYYLEKPPTASILVPAMQVVKPTMMLTVPLIIEKIYKLQVLPKLTGSPIMRALFHKPFFRRKLHKLAGKKIYKTFGGKLHFFGIGGAKLGAETEQFLRDAGFPYAIGYGLTETSPLLAGCKPSLTRFQSTGFSLPGQQIRIDNPNPVTGEGEIVAKGPNVMMGYYKDEKQTKEVFTDDGWFKTGDLGAFDEDNYLYIRGRLKNMVLGPSGENIYPEEIEALINNQSMVLESVVYEMKGKLVALVHLNYEELEKYYNEVRESARNMQLQMNEFISEKLNEIRQKVNKEVNKFSRINKIIEQQSPFEKTPTQKIKRFLYQNKDKAV, from the coding sequence ATGAGCATACCAAAGAAATTAACACTTGCCGAATTACTGATTAATAGCAGGGAAAACTACTCAGAGCGACCGGCGCTATCATTTGTGGGGCAGGATCCCTATACCTACAGCGATATCTTTACAATAGCCGGAGAGATATCCCATCTTCTGCATTCCAAAGGAGTAAGGAAGGGAGACCGGGTTGCCATCCTGAGCCAGAACATGCCCAACTGGGGTGTATCTTACCTTGCAATTACATCTATGGGCGCTGTTACAGTGCCCATCCTCACCGACTTCAACGAAAGGGAGATAAAAAGAATCCTGGAGCACTCAGAGGCCAGTGCGATAATAGTATCTGACCGGCTGGCGTCCAAACTGAGAAATTCAATCCCCGGTTCTCTGCACACCGTGCTTGTTGCCGACACACTCGATCTGGCCGACCGCGATGTCGTTAACGAAACCGGTAATCTGCTGGTAACAGAAACAAAGGAGCAGTGGAGTCCGGAACCGGAAAGAATCTTTGATAATAAAGAAACCGGGGAGCCGGAGGAGGATGATCTTGCGGCAATATTATACACATCCGGAACAACAGGCAACCCCAAAGGAGTTATGCTCTCCCACAGGAACCTGGTCTCAAACGCGGTTAATACCGGGCATATCCAGCAGGTGACACCTGGCGACAGGATGCTGTCTGTCCTTCCGTTGTCACATACTTATGAGTGTACCATTGGTTTTATAATACCAATGATGAACGGCGCTTCTGTCTATTACCTTGAAAAACCACCTACGGCCAGCATTCTTGTTCCTGCCATGCAGGTGGTTAAACCCACAATGATGCTTACCGTGCCGCTGATCATCGAAAAGATTTACAAGCTGCAGGTTTTGCCGAAGCTTACCGGATCACCAATTATGAGGGCACTGTTCCACAAGCCCTTTTTCAGGCGTAAGCTGCATAAACTTGCCGGAAAAAAGATATACAAAACATTCGGTGGCAAGCTGCACTTCTTCGGTATTGGAGGGGCCAAGCTGGGAGCCGAGACGGAACAATTCCTGCGTGATGCAGGTTTCCCTTATGCTATCGGCTATGGTCTGACCGAGACATCTCCCCTGCTGGCCGGATGCAAGCCATCACTCACCCGTTTCCAGTCCACCGGCTTCAGCCTTCCCGGCCAGCAGATCAGGATCGACAATCCCAACCCGGTTACCGGAGAAGGAGAGATTGTTGCAAAAGGGCCCAACGTGATGATGGGCTATTACAAAGACGAGAAACAGACAAAAGAGGTCTTCACTGATGACGGATGGTTCAAAACAGGCGACCTGGGAGCATTTGACGAAGACAATTACCTTTATATCAGGGGCAGGCTTAAAAACATGGTTCTCGGTCCGAGCGGTGAGAATATCTATCCCGAAGAGATCGAAGCCTTGATCAATAACCAGTCAATGGTTCTTGAGTCGGTGGTCTACGAGATGAAGGGGAAGCTGGTGGCCCTTGTTCACCTTAACTACGAAGAGCTCGAAAAATATTATAATGAGGTAAGGGAATCCGCCAGGAACATGCAGTTGCAGATGAACGAATTCATCAGTGAAAAGCTCAACGAGATCAGGCAAAAGGTTAATAAGGAGGTCAACAAGTTCTCAAGGATTAATAAGATTATCGAACAGCAGTCCCCCTTTGAGAAAACCCCGACACAGAAGATAAAGAGGTTCCTTTACCAGAACAAGGACAAGGCTGTCTGA